Proteins encoded within one genomic window of Mustela erminea isolate mMusErm1 chromosome 21, mMusErm1.Pri, whole genome shotgun sequence:
- the ZFP42 gene encoding zinc finger protein 42 homolog, with the protein MDQQLKKRAKTCGQKGLARRPFKRDKRRPSKPRAVQKKLPDTTWALEDEGVIFETSNLVVGEDSFSDCYIECIIRGEFSEPILEEDSLKSLNYLEEGSEQELSQQVLTASSLLKKSLKCAQKGTKQELPQQTVRENSQLKYSEYVMGKKLPPGGAPSIDLPNPKQSAEFARKKPARNKEYEAPERIVCPYSGCPKKVKNRASLRKHLLVHGPRDHVCAECGKAFNESSKLKRHFLVHTGEKPFQCTFEGCGKRFSLDYNLRTHVRIHTGEKRFVCPFESCHKRFTQSNNMKIHVLTHGKTNTNQ; encoded by the coding sequence ATGGACCAGCAACTGAAGAAAAGGGCAAAGACTTGTGGCCAGAAAGGCCTGGCTAGAAGACCCTTCAAGAGGGATAAGCGAAGGCCATCTAAGCCACGGGCAGTCCAGAAGAAACTTCCCGACACAACATGGGCCTTAGAAGATGAAGGTGTGATCTTTGAGACAAGCAATCTGGTTGTTGGAGAAGactctttctctgactgttaCATAGAATGCATAATAAGAGGTGAGTTTTCTGAACCCATTCTGGAAGAAGACTCACTTAAGTCCCTTAACTACCTGGAAGAAGGATCAGAGCAAGAGCTTTCTCAACAGGTTCTTACAGCAAGCTCACTTCTGAAAAAATCCTTGAAATGTGCACAGAAAGGGACAAAACAAGAACTTCCTCAACAGACTGTCAGAGAGAATTCACAGCTTAAGTATTCTGAGTATGTAATGGGCAAGAAGCTTCCTCCTGGAGGAGCACCCAGCATTGACCTACCAAATCCTAAACAGTCTGCAGAATTTGCTAGAAAGAAGCCAGCAAGAAATAAGGAATATGAGGCTCCAGAAAGAATTGTTTGTCCTTACAGTGGATGCCCAAAAAAGGTAAAGAATAGAGCTTCCCTGAGAAAGCATCTCCTTGTCCACGGTCCTCGTGATCACGTATGTGCAGAATGTGGGAAAGCATTCAATGAGAGTTCGAaactaaaaagacattttcttgttcatactggagagaagccaTTTCAGTGCACTTTTGAGGGGTGTGGAAAACGCTTTTCCCTAGACTACAATTTGCGTACGCATGTCCGCatccacactggggagaaacGTTTTGTGTGTCCCTTTGAAAGTTGTCACAAGAGGTTTACTCAgtcaaataatatgaaaattcaCGTCTTAACTCATGGAAAGACCAACACAAATCAGTga
- the LOC116581691 gene encoding 60S ribosomal protein L27a-like, producing the protein MKVFWAADLPSRLRKTRKLWGHMSHGHSHIVKHQKHPGSRGNAGGGIYHHRINLDKYPPGYFVKVSMRHDHLKRNQSFCPTVNFDKLRTLISEQTWVNATKNKTGAPSTIDVVRSSYYKVLGKRKLPKQPAIMKAKFFSRRAEKKIKGVRVAPSF; encoded by the coding sequence ATGAAGGTATTCTGGGCTGCTGACTTGCCATCCAGACTGAGGAAGACCCGAAAACTTTGGGGCCACATGAGCCATGGCCACAGTCACATTGTAAAGCACCAGAAGCACCCAGGAAGCCGGGGTAATGCTGGTGGTGGGATATATCACCATAGGATCAACTTAGATAAATATCCCCCAGGTTACTTTGTAAAAGTTAGTATGAGACATGACCACTTAAAGAGGAACCAGAGCTTCTGCCCAACTGTCAACTTTGATAAACTGAGGACCTTAATCAGTGAGCAGACATGGGTAAATGCCACCAAAAACAAGACTGGAGCTCCTTCTACCATTGATGTGGTGCGATCCAGCTACTATAAAgttttgggaaagagaaaactcCCAAAACAGCCTGCCATCATGAAGGCCAAATTCTTCAGTAGAAGAGCAGAGAAGAAGATTAAGGGTGTGAGGGTGGCACCTTCATTCTAG